One Apostichopus japonicus isolate 1M-3 chromosome 7, ASM3797524v1, whole genome shotgun sequence genomic region harbors:
- the LOC139969817 gene encoding importin-7-like — protein MDPQKLVEMLQGTIHPETRELAEKQLNEVHKIIEFSPTLLFTVMDEKYPFPVRQAGVIYLKNMVMQFWQQREPESPIEQAPFCIHEKDKMFIRESIIKAMINCPELIRVQLGVCLSTILKNDYPGKWDYVIEVMVQYLAMDDASVWYGALVAVYQLIKNYEYKKPEEREPLDKAMTVLLPLMYQRIFQLLPDASEPSVLLQKLILKCFHALVQFHLSLNILNKDVFSQWMTVFQIIADREVPPHINELDIDDRPEAAWWKVKKWALHILSRLFDRYGNPGSVVKHYVQFSDWYLKTFSDVILKTLLKILDQFRQNQYVSPRVLQQALNYVNTGLCHSVSWKIMKPHMEAIVQGVLFPLMCYTDEDDALWNDDPYEYIKLKFDVFEDFISPVTAAQTVLHTSCKKRKEILPKTMAFCMQILQTPNVNPRQKDGSFHMIGTLAEILLKKKLYKDKMELMLVTHVFPEFQNSLGYMRARANWVLHTFSETKFKQDQNLFAALNMTRECLIGDKELPVRVEAAFALHALISDSEKAKEYVQPHVKDILQALLVVIRETENDDLTNVMQKLIHTYEEMVAPIAVEITKHLAETFTQVVDSDDGADDKAMTAMGILNTIETLLMVVEDHKEIVLQLEGITLQVVAAVLQNHCLDFYEEVLSLIFSMTCTHVSPPLWQVFQMLYATFEEDGFDYFIEMMPALHNFVTVDPPAFMANPKNFEVIYNMCKQILASEADEDCQCHAAKLLEVIVLQFKGQINSIIPSIVEIVLARLTREVKNTELRQMCLQVIIAVLYTDPVNLIQLLNTMKIPQTDEPITKQFVQQWLHDTDCFLGLHDRKMCVFGLCRLMTLPEKPEVVSEHSKQLIPALLLLFTGLKRAYEFRASNEEEDDDSDEDDDEDDVDVLESDESDVEDQAADYLAQLEKFAKDVDDEDDDEYEAYEETALEGFNTIIDEDEYIEDEYVTFKHTLQTLQSAEPQWYQALTEHLSLEQQKEVQEVIVMADQRKAVAESKMIEKAGGYNFQTTSVPQTFNFGAPF, from the exons ATGGATCCTCAGAAGCTGGTCGAAATGCTTCAAGGGACCATTCACCCAGAAACTCGTGAATTGGcagaaaaacagttaaatgaG GTTCATAAAATCATAGAGTTTAGTCCCACCCTGTTGTTCACTGTTATGGATGAAAAATACCCGTTTCCAGTCCGCCAAGCCGGCGTCATCTATCTGAAGAATATGGTGATGCAATTTTGGCAACAGAGGGAACCTGAAAGCCCAATTGAGCAGGCACCATTCTGCATCCACGAAAAGGATAAGATGTTCATCCGTGAAAGTATCATCAAAGCAATGATCAACTGTCCTGAATTGATCAG AGTACAGCTTGGTGTCTGTCTTAGCACAATTCTGAAGAATGATTATCCAGGGAAATGGGACTATGTGATTGAGGTCATGGTACAGTACCTGGCAATGGATGATGCATCTGTCTGGTATGGCGCCCTCGTAGCTGTGTATCAACTGATAAAGAATTACGA GTACAAGAAACCAGAAGAGAGAGAACCTTTAGACAAAGCTATGACTGTCCTTCTTCCTCTGATGTACCAGAGAATATTTCAACTTCTTCCTGACGCTAGCGAACCCTCAGTCCTACTTCAAAAGTTAATCCTTAAATGTTTCCACGCTCTTGTCCAG TTTCACCTTTCACTGAATATCCTCAACAAAGATGTCTTTAGCCAGTGGATGACTGTCTTTCAAATAATTGCAGACAGGGAAGTGCCTCCG CACATCAACGAGCTAGATATCGATGACAGACCTGAAGCAGCTTGGTGGAAGGTTAAAAAATGGGCATTACACATCTTGTCTAGATTATTTGACAG ATATGGCAATCCGGGCAGTGTGGTAAAACATTACGTGCAGTTTTCAGACTGGTATCTCAAGACTTTCTCAG ACGTTATTCTGAAGACTTTGTTGAAAATCCTCGACCAGTTTCGACAGAATCAGTACGTGTCTCCCAGGGTCCTTCAACAAGCTCTTAATTATGTCAACACCGG ACTTTGCCATTCAGTGTCTTGGAAGATAATGAAACCACACATGGAG GCAATTGTTCAAGGTGTCCTGTTTCCCCTGATGTGTTACACAGATGAAGATGACGCTCTGTGGAATGATGATCCCTATGAATACATCAAGCTCAAGTTTG ATGTCTTTGAGGACTTCATCTCCCCGGTAACAGCAGCTCAGACTGTCCTCCACACCAGCTGTAAGAAACGGAAAGAGATCCTGCCAAAGACGATGGCATTCTGTATGCAGATCCTTCAGACACCAAACGTGAACCCAAGACAGAAGGATGGCTCCTTCCACATGATCGGAACATTAGCAGAGATCCTCCTCAAG AAAAAGTTGTACAAGGACAAAATGGAACTGATGCTTGTTACACATGTCTTCCCAGAGTTTCAGAATTCATTAGGCTACATGAGAGCCCGA GCAAACTGGGTCTTACATACATTCAGTGAGACAAAATTCAAGCAAGATCAGAATTTGTTTGCTGCCCTCAATATGACAAGAGAATGCCTGATCGGCGACAAGGAACTTCCGGTGCGAGTGGAGGCTGCGTTTGCTTTGCACGCATTGATCAGTGACAGCGAAAAGGCAAAGGAATATGTCCAACCCCACGTAAAAGACATCCTTCAAG CTTTGCTTGTGGTGATACGGGAGACGGAGAATGATGACCTCACCAATGTCATGCAGAAACTAATCCACACCTACGAAGAAATGGTAGCTCCAATCGCGGTGGAGATTACCAAACACTTG GCTGAAACATTTACTCAAGTGGTTGATTCTGATGACGGAGCAGATGACAAAGCTATGACGGCCATGGGTATCCTTAACACCATCGAAACCTTGTTAATGGTGGTAGAAGACCACAAAGAG attGTACTACAGTTAGAAGGAATAACACTACAAGTGGTGGCCGCAGTCCTTCAGAATCATTGCTTAG ATTTTTATGAAGAAGTTTTGTCACTTATCTTCAGTATGACCTGTACCCACGTATCACCCCCACTCTGGCAGGTATTTCAAATGTTGTATGCAACATTTGAAGAAGACGGTTTCGACTATTTCATCG AAATGATGCCAGCACTCCATAATTTTGTAACAGTAGACCCACCTGCCTTCATGGCTAACCCCAAGAATTTTGAAGTCATTTACAATATGTGCAAGCAG ATTTTAGCGTCAGAAGCTGATGAAGACTGCCAGTGTCATGCAGCTAAGCTCTTAGAAGTCATCGTGTtgcagttcaaaggtcaaattaaTAGC ATAATCCCTTCAATCGTAGAAATAGTTCTTGCAAGGTTGACCCGAGAGGTCAAGAACACAGAGCTACGACAGATGTGTCTTCAGGTCATCATCGCTGTACTGTACACTGACCCGGTCAACCTCATCCAACTGTTGAATACGATGAAGATTCCTCAGACGGACGAACCAATCACTAAACAATTTGTACAGCAGTGGTTACACGACACAGACTGTTTCCTGGG CCTCCATGACAGAAAGATGTGTGTGTTTGGTTTGTGTCGTCTGATGACTTTACCAGAGAAGCCAGAAGTGGTCTCGGAACACTCTAAACAGCTTATTCCTGCCTTGTTGCTGCTCTTTACCGGCTTGAAGAGAGCATATGAAT TCCGAGCAAGTAacgaggaggaggatgatgacagtgatgaggatgatgatgaagatgacgtAGATGTTTTAGAGAGCGATGAAAGTGACGTGGAAGATCAAGCAGCAGATTACTTAGCCCAACTCGAGAAATTT GCCAAGGATGTAGATGACGAGGATGATGATGAATACGAAGCCTACGAAGAGACGGCTCTAGAAGGATTCAATACAATAATAGATGAGGATGAATATATTGAAGACGAGTATGTCACATTCAAACACACCTTACAAA CTCTTCAATCGGCTGAACCGCAGTGGTATCAGGCGCTGACAGAACACTTATCACTGGAACAGCAGAAAGAGGTGCAGGAGGTCATAGTCATGGCTGACCAGAGGAAAGCTGTCGCAG aatcTAAAATGATTGAGAAAGCAGGAGGATATAACTTTCAGACCACCTCGGTACCCCAGACCTTCAACTTTGGGGCGCCGTTTTGA